Proteins encoded within one genomic window of Perognathus longimembris pacificus isolate PPM17 chromosome 28, ASM2315922v1, whole genome shotgun sequence:
- the LOC125343347 gene encoding zinc finger protein 639-like gives MNEYPKKRKRKTLHPSRYSDSSGVSRVADGFNGIFSDHCYSVCWMRQPDLKYFDNKDDDSDTETSNDLPKFADGIKARHRHQNYLVPGPMLRILDHTAFPAEKSDIEICDEECDSPESFHQQTQEERPVEVHSAEEVPVAVEVHAISEDYDIETENNSSESLPDQIDEEPPAKLCKLIDKSQALNVTAQQKWPLLRANSSGLYKCELCDFNSKYFSDLKQHLILKHKRTDSNVCRICKESFSTNMLLIEHAKRHDEDPYICKYCDYKMVIFENLSQHIADIHFSDHLYWCEQCDVQFSSSSELYLHFQEHSCDEQYLCQFCEHETNDPEDLHSHVVNEHACKLIELSDKCNSGEHGQYSLLSKITFDKCKNFFVCQVCGFRSRRHKNVNRHVAIEHTKIYPHVCDDCGKGFSSMLEYCKHLNSHLSERIYLCQYCEYSTGQIEDLKIHLDFKHSAELPHKLVTA, from the coding sequence ATGAATGAGtatcctaaaaaaagaaaaaggaagactttACACCCTTCTCGTTATTCAGATTCCTCTGGAGTAAGCAGAGTTGCAGATGGATTCAATGGAATTTTTTCTGATCATTGTTACAGTGTCTGCTGGATGAGACAGCCagacttaaaatattttgacaaCAAAGATGACGATTCAGATACTGAGACATCAAATGACTTGCCAAAATTTGCAGATGGAATCAAGGCCAGACACAGACATCAGAACTACCTGGTTCCTGGTCCTATGCTTAGAATCCTAGACCACACTGCCTTTCCTGCAGAAAAATCTGATATAGAAATTTGTGATGAAGAATGTGACTCACCTGAATCATTCCACCAGCAAACCCAAGAGGAGCGTCCTGTAGAAGTTCACTCTGCAGAAGAGGTTCCTGTTGCTGTAGAAGTGCATGcaatatctgaggattatgacaTAGAGACAGAAAACAATTCCTCTGAAAGCCTCCCAGATCAAATTGATGAAGAACCACCGGCAAAACTCTGTAAACTTATTGACAAAAGCCAGGCTTTGAATGTGACTGCCCAGCAGAAATGGCCTTTACTGAGAGCTAATAGCAGTGGTCTCTATAAATGTGAACTTTGTGATTTCAAcagtaaatatttttctgatttaaaaCAGCATCTCATCCTGAAGCATAAACGTACTGATTCAAATGTATGTCGAATATGCAAGGAAAGTTTCTCTACGAACATGCTTCTAATCGAGCATGCCAAACGACACGACGAGGATCCCTACATTTGTAAATACTGTGACTATAAGATGGTGATTTTTGAGAACCTCAGCCAGCACATTGCAGACATCCACTTTAGTGATCACCTGTACTGGTGTGAGCAGTGTGACGTGCAGTTCTCCTCAAGCAGTGAGCTCTACCTGCACTTCCAGGAACACAGCTGTGATGAACAGTACTTGTGTCAGTTCTGTGAACATGAAACTAATGATCCAGAAGACTTGCATAGCCATGTGGTAAATGAGCATGCATGTAAATTAATAGAACTAAGTGATAAGTGTAACAGTGGAGAACATGGACAGTACAGCCTTTTAAGCAAAATTACCTTTGACAAATGTAAAAACTTCTTTGTATGTCAAGTGTGTGGTTTTCGGAGTAGACGTCACAAAAATGTTAACAGGCATGTTGCTATTGAGCATACTAAAATATATCCTCATGTTTGTGATGACTGTGGCAAAGGATTTTCAAGTATGCTAGAATACTGCAAGCATTTAAATTCACATTTATCTGAAAGGATTTATTTATGTCAATATTGTGAATATTCAACAGGACAAATTGAAGATCTTAAAATTCATCTAGATTTCAAGCATTCAGCTGAGTTACCGCATAAATTAGTGACTGCTTGA
- the LOC125343351 gene encoding cysteine-rich PDZ-binding protein-like, translating to MVCKKCEKKLGTVITPDTWKDGERNTTESGGRKLNENKALTSKKARFDPYGKNKFSTCRICKSSVHQPGSHYCQGCTYKKGICAMCGKKVLDTKNYKQTSV from the coding sequence ATGGTAtgcaaaaaatgtgaaaagaaactTGGTACTGTCATCACTCCTGATACATGGAAGGATGGTGAAAGGAATACCACAGAAAGTGGTGGAAGAAAACTGAATGAAAATAAAGCTTTGACTTCAAAGAAAGCAAGATTTGATCCATATGGAAAGAACAAATTCTCCACTTGCAGAATTTGTAAAAGTTCTGTACACCAACCAGGTTCTCATTATTGCCAGGGCTGTACCTACAAAAAGGGCATCTGTGCAATGTGTGGCAAAAAGGTTTTGGATACCAAAAACTACAAGCAAACCTCTGTCTAG